Proteins from a genomic interval of Desulfovibrio piger:
- a CDS encoding DUF4376 domain-containing protein, producing MKTHVTVIPSDGIISVDGEVLFLDGIKSETFHALQWHDGAGHVEPGNGLPNEELSTDDYAGRVAPFVALWETEKERLTAEAAAAEEAYNSLENVKARKLAVIDAETSAAILAGFECEATPPDTGVPELLHFSYDSFDQQNFADAAVSMQLATASDGGIPTTTPWNAYRNHTADSKGDLVILQLTAETFLPIYAAALNHKATKMAEGGQRKAAVAAAQTVEDVEAI from the coding sequence ATGAAAACACACGTCACCGTCATCCCGTCCGACGGCATCATCTCTGTGGACGGGGAAGTGCTGTTCCTGGACGGCATCAAATCCGAGACCTTCCATGCCCTCCAGTGGCACGATGGCGCGGGCCATGTGGAGCCCGGCAACGGCCTGCCCAACGAGGAGCTTTCCACCGATGATTACGCCGGGCGCGTGGCCCCCTTCGTGGCCCTGTGGGAAACGGAGAAAGAACGGCTGACCGCCGAAGCAGCAGCCGCCGAGGAAGCCTACAACTCCCTGGAGAACGTGAAGGCCCGAAAGCTGGCCGTCATCGACGCCGAGACCTCGGCAGCCATCCTGGCGGGTTTCGAGTGCGAGGCCACGCCGCCGGATACTGGCGTGCCGGAGCTGCTGCACTTCTCCTACGACAGTTTTGACCAGCAGAACTTCGCCGACGCGGCTGTGTCCATGCAGCTCGCGACGGCCAGCGATGGCGGTATCCCCACAACCACGCCCTGGAATGCCTACCGTAACCACACGGCGGACAGCAAAGGCGACCTGGTTATCTTGCAGTTGACCGCCGAGACCTTCCTGCCCATCTATGCGGCCGCGCTGAACCACAAGGCAACGAAAATGGCCGAAGGTGGACAGCGCAAAGCTGCCGTGGCCGCCGCGCAGACCGTAGAAGACGTGGAGGCCATCTGA
- a CDS encoding pseudouridine synthase produces MPAYLHGLLVACDQLLNALLDGWPDETLSSRCWRWHKDDVRSWPCRWLDTLAALFGDEDHCRSAYDSERRRRQLPPELRCVCDVREGGD; encoded by the coding sequence ATGCCCGCCTATCTGCACGGCCTGCTGGTGGCCTGCGACCAGCTCCTCAATGCCCTGCTGGACGGCTGGCCCGACGAGACGCTGAGTTCCCGCTGCTGGCGCTGGCACAAAGATGACGTGCGCTCCTGGCCCTGCCGCTGGCTGGATACCCTCGCGGCCCTGTTCGGGGACGAGGACCACTGCCGTTCCGCCTATGACAGCGAACGCCGCAGACGCCAGCTCCCGCCCGAACTGCGCTGTGTCTGCGATGTCAGGGAAGGAGGGGACTGA
- a CDS encoding antirestriction protein ArdA gives MPTNTNSSDTFRIYVASLSDYNAGILHGTWIDFAQLIDLDDLRAAIAAMLATSPTAKAEPGQPAEEWAIHDYEGWCGFSLPEYCGLANLWQAYEVLSALCDDFDGDTAAIEAYAGYMGVTDIHDVDDAFQAGFEDAYVGRFASEREFAEELVEDTGMLADAPDFLLNYFDYEAFARDLFMTDYHMSDSGHVFRTC, from the coding sequence ATGCCTACCAATACAAATAGTTCCGACACCTTCCGCATCTATGTGGCCTCCCTGTCCGACTACAATGCGGGCATCCTGCATGGCACCTGGATTGACTTTGCCCAGCTCATCGACCTTGACGACCTCCGCGCCGCCATTGCCGCCATGCTGGCCACCTCTCCGACCGCCAAGGCCGAACCCGGCCAGCCCGCCGAAGAGTGGGCCATCCATGACTATGAAGGCTGGTGCGGATTCTCTCTGCCCGAATATTGCGGGCTTGCAAACCTCTGGCAGGCATATGAGGTCCTGTCGGCGTTGTGCGACGACTTCGACGGGGACACGGCGGCCATAGAAGCCTATGCGGGATACATGGGAGTTACGGACATCCATGATGTTGATGATGCCTTTCAGGCAGGATTTGAAGATGCGTATGTGGGCCGCTTTGCAAGTGAACGGGAGTTCGCGGAAGAATTGGTCGAAGATACCGGGATGCTCGCGGATGCTCCTGACTTCCTGCTCAACTATTTTGACTATGAGGCCTTCGCCAGAGACCTTTTCATGACCGACTATCACATGTCTGATAGCGGTCATGTCTTCCGCACCTGCTAG
- the terL gene encoding phage terminase large subunit has protein sequence MANSTPLSPKFTPLPDKLRDFRTFLVLVWRHLGLPDPTPVQLDIARWLQYGPRRSVTEAFRGVGKSWITAAFVVWSLRMDPQLKFMVLSASKDRADNFTSFCLRLINDIPALQCLIPRTEQRCSKLSFDVAPAKPDQAPSVTSKGIFSQITGGRADIIIADDIEVPNNSYTQMMRDKLSEAVKEFDAILKPGGRIIYLGTPQTEQSLYNSLPDRGYSVRVWPARFPSEDQLVNYGETLAPFILKALEAGSGLSGATTDPRRFSDDDLLERELSYGRAGFQLQFMLDTRLSDAERYPLKLADLIIMGCGASDVPEKPIWASGVGNVINDLPCVGLNGDRYHSAAFLAGSWVPYTGAVMAIDPSGRGSDETAVVVLKMLNGFLYLTAIRAYTDGYSEETLKAIVKLAREQQVNSVVIEANFGDGMFTRLIGPYFTRDYPCHIEEVKHNKQKEARIIDTLEPVMRQHKLVVDRNVVVWDYDSTKGMPVEKALKYQLFYQMSRITRDRGSLSHDDRLDCLAMAVNYWVEMMGQDADKKMVQRNEKLLLEELKAWDDAGSLSLSRNKVTVSGGPDALTAAIQPVDMLFSFSSFTVGDSRSSSSGAGRIGGRGGIPSQTRSRFGGGARRWAR, from the coding sequence ATGGCAAACAGCACTCCCCTATCCCCCAAGTTCACTCCCCTGCCGGACAAACTCCGGGACTTCCGCACCTTCCTCGTCCTGGTCTGGCGTCACCTCGGCCTGCCCGACCCCACCCCGGTCCAGCTCGACATCGCCCGCTGGCTCCAGTACGGCCCGCGCCGCAGCGTGACCGAAGCCTTCCGTGGTGTAGGCAAGAGCTGGATTACGGCGGCCTTCGTGGTCTGGAGCCTGCGTATGGACCCCCAGCTCAAGTTCATGGTGCTGTCGGCATCCAAGGACAGGGCCGACAACTTCACCTCGTTCTGCCTGCGGCTCATCAACGACATCCCCGCCCTGCAATGCCTCATCCCCAGGACGGAACAGCGATGCTCCAAGCTCTCCTTCGACGTGGCCCCGGCCAAGCCCGACCAGGCCCCCAGCGTCACCAGCAAGGGGATCTTCAGCCAGATAACCGGGGGCCGCGCCGACATCATCATCGCCGACGACATCGAGGTGCCCAACAACTCCTACACCCAGATGATGCGGGACAAGCTCTCCGAGGCCGTCAAGGAGTTCGACGCCATCCTCAAGCCCGGCGGGCGCATCATCTATCTGGGCACCCCCCAGACCGAGCAGAGCCTCTACAACTCCCTGCCCGACCGTGGCTACAGCGTCCGCGTCTGGCCCGCCAGGTTCCCTTCTGAGGACCAGTTGGTGAATTATGGGGAAACACTCGCGCCTTTCATTTTGAAGGCTCTGGAGGCCGGTTCCGGGCTGTCTGGGGCCACTACGGACCCGCGCCGCTTCTCGGACGACGACCTCCTGGAGCGCGAGCTGTCCTATGGCCGTGCCGGCTTCCAGCTCCAGTTCATGCTGGATACCCGGCTCTCGGATGCCGAGCGGTATCCCCTGAAACTTGCCGACCTCATCATCATGGGCTGCGGGGCCTCAGATGTCCCGGAAAAGCCCATCTGGGCGTCGGGAGTGGGCAACGTCATCAACGACCTGCCCTGCGTCGGTCTGAACGGCGACAGGTATCATTCCGCCGCATTCCTGGCCGGCTCGTGGGTCCCGTACACCGGGGCCGTCATGGCCATCGACCCTTCCGGCAGGGGCAGCGACGAGACCGCCGTGGTGGTGCTGAAGATGCTCAACGGCTTCCTCTACCTGACGGCCATCCGGGCCTACACGGACGGCTACTCCGAGGAGACCCTCAAGGCCATCGTCAAGCTGGCCAGGGAACAGCAGGTGAACAGCGTGGTCATCGAGGCCAACTTCGGTGACGGCATGTTCACCCGGCTCATCGGCCCCTACTTCACCCGCGACTACCCCTGCCATATCGAGGAGGTGAAGCACAACAAACAGAAGGAGGCCCGCATCATCGACACCCTGGAGCCCGTCATGCGCCAGCACAAGCTGGTGGTGGACAGGAACGTGGTCGTCTGGGACTACGACAGCACCAAGGGGATGCCGGTGGAAAAGGCCCTGAAGTATCAGCTCTTCTACCAGATGTCCCGCATCACCCGCGACCGGGGCTCCCTCTCCCATGACGACCGCCTCGACTGCCTCGCCATGGCGGTGAACTACTGGGTCGAGATGATGGGGCAGGACGCGGACAAAAAGATGGTCCAGCGCAACGAGAAGCTCCTGCTGGAAGAACTGAAGGCGTGGGACGATGCCGGCAGCCTGAGCCTGAGCAGGAACAAGGTCACGGTCTCCGGCGGGCCTGATGCCCTGACGGCGGCCATCCAGCCCGTGGACATGCTGTTCAGCTTCAGCTCGTTCACCGTGGGTGACAGCAGGTCGTCCAGCTCCGGGGCCGGGAGGATTGGAGGACGAGGCGGCATCCCTTCCCAGACACGCTCCCGCTTCGGAGGCGGGGCAAGGCGGTGGGCCAGATAG
- a CDS encoding phage tail fiber domain-containing protein, translating to MAYSYVTYTGDGSTQIYTVPFPFIKQEDIHVFLDAEEVPAERIEWLSESSIKFDMPPEQGAIIRIRRDTDKEEAVVDFHDGSVLSEEDLDQNTRQLLFIAQEAYDALEGSPTIDNDNKWDMRGLPIKNVGPAEDPDDAVNYRQYSTDMLPTLRDLQQKTAQSEANAKASEVAAAQSRDAAAASQAAAKGSEADAKASEVAAAESARQAEDWTERAKAWAESPTPPDPDDPESKSAKEWAKAASDTVPIATPSIAGKVMPQTGDEDGLELGEDGSLRVRKATTTQRGGVLASTTAAANTVPQAGEDGTLDASWVPRPDCWDMFPPFVPVPIWGATPGGSDGRRAVMPGEEQAREEWILCDGGSDGKDGTVPDLRGRYVRGASEAEPEGTEGGSEDVAVELSGSTGATTLSTTQMPSHTHPFSAVISTKGRYMESGNLYDSGSSRTSATGGNGSHTHPLSGSISGTHTDPHLAMNFFIKVV from the coding sequence ATGGCCTACTCGTATGTGACCTACACGGGGGACGGTTCCACCCAAATCTACACCGTCCCCTTCCCCTTCATCAAACAGGAAGACATCCACGTCTTCCTCGATGCCGAAGAGGTCCCCGCAGAGCGTATCGAATGGCTCTCCGAATCCAGCATCAAGTTCGATATGCCTCCCGAACAGGGGGCCATCATCCGCATCCGCAGAGATACGGACAAAGAAGAAGCCGTGGTGGATTTCCATGACGGCTCTGTCCTCTCCGAGGAGGACCTCGACCAGAACACCCGGCAACTCCTGTTCATCGCCCAGGAAGCCTATGATGCCCTGGAAGGCTCCCCCACCATCGACAACGACAACAAATGGGACATGCGCGGCCTTCCCATCAAGAACGTCGGACCTGCCGAAGACCCTGACGATGCCGTCAACTACCGGCAGTATTCCACGGACATGCTGCCCACCCTCCGGGACCTCCAGCAGAAAACGGCCCAAAGCGAGGCCAATGCCAAAGCCAGCGAAGTGGCCGCCGCCCAAAGCCGGGACGCCGCAGCGGCCAGCCAGGCCGCCGCGAAGGGAAGCGAGGCGGATGCCAAAGCCAGCGAAGTGGCCGCCGCAGAAAGCGCCCGGCAGGCGGAAGACTGGACGGAGCGGGCCAAGGCATGGGCAGAATCCCCTACCCCGCCCGACCCTGACGACCCCGAAAGCAAGAGCGCCAAAGAGTGGGCCAAGGCCGCCTCGGATACTGTCCCCATCGCCACCCCTTCCATCGCAGGCAAGGTCATGCCCCAGACCGGCGACGAGGACGGGCTGGAGCTGGGAGAGGATGGCAGCCTGCGTGTCCGCAAGGCGACCACCACGCAGCGTGGCGGTGTGCTGGCCAGCACCACGGCGGCGGCCAACACCGTGCCCCAGGCCGGGGAAGACGGCACGCTGGACGCAAGCTGGGTGCCCAGACCTGACTGTTGGGACATGTTCCCGCCCTTCGTGCCCGTCCCCATCTGGGGCGCGACGCCGGGCGGCAGTGACGGACGCCGGGCCGTCATGCCCGGAGAAGAGCAGGCACGCGAAGAATGGATCCTCTGCGACGGCGGCAGCGACGGCAAGGACGGCACCGTGCCTGACCTGCGGGGCCGCTATGTCCGCGGTGCCAGCGAAGCCGAGCCCGAAGGCACGGAAGGCGGCAGCGAAGATGTCGCTGTGGAACTTTCCGGCAGTACCGGGGCCACGACGCTGAGTACAACGCAGATGCCCAGCCACACGCACCCGTTCTCTGCCGTCATATCGACTAAAGGACGGTATATGGAGAGCGGGAACCTATACGACAGCGGCAGTTCCAGAACTTCCGCAACGGGCGGCAACGGCTCCCACACGCATCCTCTGTCCGGGTCGATATCCGGCACGCACACCGACCCTCATCTCGCCATGAACTTCTTCATCAAGGTGGTCTAG